One segment of Fimbriiglobus ruber DNA contains the following:
- a CDS encoding sigma 54-interacting transcriptional regulator gives MLARLVLETGDAVPTALDLSPAHPATLGRGRENAIVIRCDIVSRLHAKIYFDDNRWVIRDFGLNGTRVNGVRVNGAVDLDDGSVLQIGDVQFVFTVGTMTGPKTMMLPAVEAEVAAPASSGGAARRGTPPPLATAAVTRAETKVHELVYREMPGDTHEGEDPGDPGDADPDGDRLRVDELDALCRYMTAALAITERYDLIHHTLRTILNQTSARVVGYLGLDPSDPTPKVVHPEKSIVDGRLSRRLTARVRETRRATWLFEDGPDSDPGESLSAFTDAICLPLAGHDGAPFAALHVYRTGRIFAERDMRFLEAVAGFLAPSLDIHRARRKLEAENSRLRVVAPVADELIGDSAAIMNLRQTIARAAPQPVTVLIHGESGAGKELVAQALHRNGPRGHGPLVVVNCAAIAPTLLEAELFGYRKGAFSGADRDHPGLFEQADDGTLFLDEVGELSLESQAKLLRAIEGNSFRPVGGTRDVKVDVRVVAATHRDLEEEVRAGRFRRDLLFRLNVINLRVPPLREHPEDIPELARFFLERLSTQCRRAFRLTGSAVRKLQSFPWPGNVRQLRAVLESAAVLSEADVIDADALPLAGPAAPAAPADTPAPEPPADLPASLNIDDIETWAIRKALLQTAGNVSQASRLLGMSRDTLHTKLKKKGIGRDSILHPGDPNDSVLFTPRPGAARPKPAEVDSIHLGDH, from the coding sequence ATGCTCGCTCGGCTCGTTCTGGAGACCGGGGACGCGGTCCCGACCGCCCTCGACCTCTCCCCCGCGCACCCCGCCACCCTCGGCCGCGGCCGCGAAAACGCGATCGTGATCCGGTGCGACATCGTCTCCCGCCTCCACGCGAAAATTTATTTCGACGATAACCGCTGGGTGATCCGCGACTTCGGGCTGAACGGAACCCGGGTCAACGGGGTCCGGGTCAACGGGGCGGTCGACCTGGACGACGGTTCGGTGCTGCAAATCGGGGACGTCCAGTTCGTCTTTACGGTCGGGACGATGACCGGACCGAAGACGATGATGCTGCCCGCCGTCGAAGCCGAGGTCGCGGCCCCCGCCTCGTCGGGCGGGGCGGCCCGTCGGGGTACGCCCCCGCCGCTCGCGACTGCCGCCGTCACCCGGGCGGAGACCAAAGTTCACGAACTGGTTTACCGCGAAATGCCGGGTGACACCCACGAGGGCGAAGACCCCGGCGACCCCGGTGACGCGGACCCGGACGGCGACCGCCTGCGGGTGGACGAACTCGACGCCCTCTGCCGGTACATGACCGCCGCCCTCGCGATCACCGAGCGGTACGACCTGATCCACCACACCCTGCGGACCATCCTGAACCAGACGTCCGCCCGGGTCGTCGGATACTTGGGGCTCGACCCGTCCGACCCGACCCCCAAGGTCGTCCACCCGGAGAAGTCGATCGTGGACGGTCGGCTCAGCCGGCGGTTGACCGCCCGTGTCCGCGAGACCCGGCGGGCGACCTGGCTGTTCGAAGACGGCCCGGATTCCGACCCGGGCGAGAGCCTGTCCGCGTTCACGGACGCGATCTGCCTGCCGCTCGCCGGGCACGACGGGGCGCCGTTCGCCGCCTTGCACGTTTACCGGACCGGGCGGATCTTCGCCGAGCGGGACATGCGGTTCCTGGAGGCGGTCGCCGGGTTCCTGGCCCCGAGCCTTGACATCCACCGCGCCCGCCGCAAACTCGAAGCGGAAAACTCCCGGCTGCGGGTCGTCGCCCCGGTTGCCGACGAGTTGATCGGGGACAGCGCCGCGATCATGAACCTGCGGCAGACGATCGCCCGGGCCGCTCCTCAACCGGTGACCGTCCTGATCCACGGCGAAAGCGGTGCTGGGAAGGAACTCGTCGCCCAGGCGCTGCACCGGAACGGCCCGCGCGGCCACGGCCCGCTGGTCGTGGTCAACTGCGCCGCCATCGCCCCGACGTTGCTGGAGGCCGAGCTGTTCGGCTACCGCAAGGGCGCGTTCAGCGGGGCCGACCGCGACCACCCCGGGTTGTTCGAGCAGGCCGACGACGGCACCCTGTTCCTGGACGAGGTCGGCGAACTCTCGCTCGAATCCCAGGCGAAGCTGCTGCGGGCGATCGAGGGCAATTCGTTCCGCCCGGTCGGCGGCACGCGGGACGTGAAGGTCGACGTCCGGGTCGTGGCGGCCACCCACCGGGACCTGGAGGAAGAGGTCCGCGCCGGCCGGTTCCGCCGCGACCTGCTGTTCCGGTTGAACGTTATTAACCTCCGTGTGCCCCCGCTCCGCGAACACCCGGAAGATATTCCGGAACTCGCCCGATTCTTCCTCGAACGGCTGTCGACCCAGTGCCGCCGGGCGTTCCGGCTGACCGGGAGCGCCGTCCGCAAACTGCAATCGTTCCCGTGGCCCGGGAACGTCCGCCAGCTCCGGGCGGTCCTGGAGAGCGCGGCCGTCCTGAGCGAGGCGGACGTGATCGACGCCGACGCGCTCCCGCTCGCCGGCCCCGCGGCCCCGGCGGCGCCCGCGGACACGCCCGCGCCCGAACCGCCCGCCGACCTGCCCGCCAGCCTGAACATCGACGACATCGAAACCTGGGCGATCCGCAAGGCCCTCTTGCAGACCGCGGGGAACGTGAGCCAGGCATCCCGGTTGCTCGGCATGTCCCGCGACACGTTACACACGAAGCTGAAGAAGAAGGGCATCGGCCGGGATTCGATCCTCCACCCGGGCGACCCCAACGACTCGGTCCTCTTTACCCCCCGGCCGGGCGCGGCCCGCCCCAAGCCGGCCGAAGTCGATTCCATTCACCTTGGCGACCACTGA
- a CDS encoding glycosyltransferase family 87 protein: MTIPRWNWPALAAVLWVCGVSGIAVEAYLRPRGRTVFDIYAVAGHRWWAGEDLYTRQVETREFFRYSPAAAIALRPFVALPPGAGNAAWKVANAGVFLFGTWVWCRRGVPRPLSRNQTAWVFLLASPLAMTSLHIGQANLMTTGFVLLGLAAAAQDRWWRAAAFVAAATLIKVFPIALALLLGSLYWRQFPLRFAVVLAAGLVLPFLAQSPDVVARQYESWYTHLTESNDLNYDRLRSLNMMLGVYSRGAPDVPAAFDPQSKEYLAERDRRWFSQSRILFGPLVFTLIGTAAGGLVFAACAWSARWSDRRALLTRAGAWFFVWVLLFSPATENPTYSIVAPVIAWAAVESFRGGGPWAWVSGVVLLTSIFLMGPSVTDVTTPHGREFLDRYTVTTLGAVLFQLWLIANLVRDWLRSKSGAVEAEGVAKAEVTQGVN, from the coding sequence ATGACGATCCCTCGTTGGAACTGGCCCGCGCTCGCGGCAGTACTCTGGGTGTGCGGAGTTTCGGGGATCGCCGTCGAGGCGTACCTGCGCCCGCGCGGGCGGACGGTCTTCGACATCTATGCCGTCGCCGGCCACCGGTGGTGGGCGGGCGAAGACCTGTACACGCGGCAGGTCGAAACGCGGGAATTCTTCCGGTACAGCCCGGCGGCGGCCATCGCCCTCCGCCCGTTCGTCGCGCTCCCGCCCGGGGCCGGAAACGCGGCGTGGAAAGTCGCGAACGCGGGTGTCTTTTTGTTCGGGACGTGGGTCTGGTGCCGCCGCGGGGTGCCGCGGCCGCTCTCCCGGAACCAGACCGCGTGGGTGTTCCTGCTCGCCAGTCCGCTCGCGATGACGAGCCTGCACATCGGCCAGGCGAACCTGATGACGACGGGGTTCGTGCTGCTCGGGCTGGCGGCGGCGGCCCAGGACCGGTGGTGGCGGGCGGCCGCGTTCGTGGCCGCGGCCACACTCATCAAGGTCTTCCCGATCGCCCTCGCGTTGCTCCTCGGCAGCCTGTACTGGCGGCAATTCCCCCTCCGCTTCGCGGTCGTCCTGGCCGCCGGGTTGGTCCTCCCGTTCCTCGCGCAATCCCCGGACGTGGTCGCCCGACAGTACGAGAGTTGGTACACCCACCTGACCGAAAGCAACGACCTCAATTACGACCGGCTCCGGTCGCTGAACATGATGCTCGGCGTCTACAGCCGGGGCGCGCCCGACGTCCCGGCGGCGTTCGACCCGCAATCGAAGGAATATCTCGCCGAGCGAGACCGCCGGTGGTTCAGCCAGTCCCGCATCCTGTTCGGCCCGCTAGTGTTTACGCTGATCGGCACCGCGGCCGGCGGGCTGGTGTTCGCGGCGTGCGCCTGGTCCGCCCGGTGGTCCGATCGCCGCGCGCTCCTGACGCGGGCGGGCGCGTGGTTTTTCGTCTGGGTGTTGCTGTTCAGCCCGGCGACCGAAAACCCGACGTATTCGATCGTCGCGCCGGTGATCGCGTGGGCGGCGGTCGAATCGTTCCGCGGCGGCGGTCCCTGGGCCTGGGTCAGCGGGGTGGTACTCCTCACGTCCATTTTCCTGATGGGCCCGTCCGTTACCGACGTGACGACCCCGCACGGCCGCGAGTTCCTGGACCGGTACACCGTCACGACGCTCGGCGCGGTGCTGTTTCAGCTGTGGCTGATCGCGAACCTGGTGCGGGACTGGCTCCGGAGCAAGAGCGGGGCGGTGGAAGCAGAGGGAGTCGCGAAGGCCGAAGTTACTCAGGGAGTGAACTGA
- a CDS encoding TlpA family protein disulfide reductase, producing the protein MRVLIATVVTLSVGLVFAFAGDAKETAEKVEALKKKFDTEMADIKDRFEKATTAADRKSLQSEARELSIISARDALELAQDDPKGAAGFEAALFAVKRAGAFGAEKEVEAGAEFIAKNHLDNPQVKTVLPQIAGAGRAGQKFLQTVVEKATDKDARAVALYFQGTYEVEKLNDEDDAKAVDELIAKATDLFDKAVKESPEAKVSRRTVSKEVAEQMEALKAVKNLAVGKPVPDAEARGLDGKTVKLSDYKGKVVLFDIWATWCPPCRAMIPHEREMVSKMKDKPFALVSLSVDDEKDTLEQFLEKQPMPWNHWWDNGQESPILKKFRVRGFPTLFLIDHTGVIRHKWVGSPGNKELDKAVEALVEKAVKTKG; encoded by the coding sequence ATGCGCGTTCTGATTGCCACCGTCGTGACATTGTCAGTCGGGCTGGTCTTCGCGTTTGCCGGAGACGCGAAGGAGACGGCCGAAAAGGTCGAGGCCTTGAAAAAGAAATTCGACACCGAGATGGCCGACATCAAGGACCGGTTCGAGAAGGCCACCACCGCCGCCGACCGGAAGTCGCTCCAGTCCGAGGCCCGGGAGCTGTCGATCATCTCCGCCCGGGACGCGCTCGAACTCGCCCAGGACGACCCGAAAGGCGCCGCCGGGTTCGAGGCGGCCCTGTTCGCCGTGAAGCGGGCGGGAGCGTTCGGGGCCGAGAAGGAAGTCGAGGCGGGGGCGGAGTTCATCGCCAAGAACCACCTGGACAATCCGCAGGTGAAAACCGTTCTCCCCCAGATCGCGGGCGCCGGGCGCGCCGGCCAGAAGTTCCTCCAGACCGTGGTCGAGAAGGCGACCGACAAGGACGCGCGGGCCGTGGCCCTCTATTTCCAGGGTACTTATGAAGTCGAAAAGCTCAACGACGAGGACGACGCGAAGGCGGTCGACGAACTGATCGCCAAGGCCACCGACCTGTTCGACAAGGCCGTGAAGGAGTCGCCGGAGGCGAAGGTCAGTCGGCGCACCGTGTCGAAGGAAGTCGCCGAACAGATGGAGGCGTTGAAGGCGGTCAAGAACCTCGCGGTCGGCAAGCCGGTCCCGGACGCCGAGGCCCGCGGGCTCGATGGCAAGACCGTCAAGCTCTCGGACTACAAGGGTAAAGTCGTGCTGTTCGACATCTGGGCGACGTGGTGTCCGCCGTGCCGGGCGATGATCCCGCACGAGCGGGAGATGGTGTCCAAAATGAAGGACAAGCCGTTCGCCCTCGTGAGTCTCAGCGTCGACGACGAGAAGGACACGCTGGAGCAGTTCCTCGAAAAGCAGCCGATGCCGTGGAACCACTGGTGGGACAACGGCCAGGAGAGCCCGATCCTCAAGAAGTTCCGCGTCCGCGGCTTCCCGACTCTGTTCCTCATCGACCACACCGGCGTCATCCGCCACAAGTGGGTCGGCAGCCCCGGGAACAAGGAACTGGATAAAGCAGTCGAGGCTCTCGTGGAAAAGGCCGTCAAAACGAAAGGGTGA
- a CDS encoding efflux RND transporter periplasmic adaptor subunit: protein MSQGSRRLPHPLFLQQTGPAADADLLARWVVHRDEAAFELLIRRHAPMVLAVCRRVLPDSNDSDDAFQATFLVLARKASSVSRGEVLPGWLHRVASRAALRIRADQGKRANREEHGIGQLTVPPSDLSGGELKRILDEEITGLPERQRAAFVLCCLEGKTGEEASRLLGCPPGTVSSRLTRAREQLRDRLTRRGFAPGLAIATLAVLTDNAIVAAPRALIDSTLVAALAFAAGRPLASGYPTTRLIDIAQGVIRTMTPIKIKIAALLVVAGMLTVGGVFAATRPSDDPAQPLPNAKAEKTKTRGDEKNPVVPVVQIVRVQAGGLERIANQVGTVESTQQAQLHPAVTGVLQKVDVNIGDRVKRGQLLAEIDAPSVALDERHATIGVEQAQGLLKEAEACVVTARAESEASKGAVTQRDAEASAAKATLTHLKKKFERVKELANQASVDQRLLGEVEAQLHAAEALSDAAVATVQNAKADTEVKKGKLLQAEATVANAKSNVEAAKLGVEKVRLVIAKTKIHAPFDGVVTRRGCSPGDYVYPGEGGGEGSLFTVMRTDVVRVVVAIPERDISLVLPGVAAEVMFDSLVGMRVSGKVARVGYSVNPANRTMRAEIDVPNPKGDIRPGMFGSVTLKLGKGPADAVRVPVGAVLGLPPSSIDEKANAVVYVYRDGKARRTRVRVSYNDGKEAEILSGLTAEDRIVATPMGLPFGDEITVEVEKPAAPK from the coding sequence GTGAGCCAAGGATCGCGCCGTCTTCCACACCCGCTGTTTCTTCAACAGACCGGACCCGCGGCCGATGCCGACTTGCTTGCGCGGTGGGTCGTCCACCGAGACGAAGCCGCGTTTGAATTGCTCATCCGTCGCCATGCTCCAATGGTTCTCGCGGTCTGTCGTCGGGTTCTGCCGGATTCCAATGACTCGGACGATGCCTTTCAGGCGACCTTCCTTGTCCTCGCCCGCAAGGCTTCCTCGGTCAGCCGGGGCGAGGTTCTACCCGGATGGCTCCATCGCGTTGCTAGCCGGGCCGCTCTCCGAATCAGGGCCGACCAGGGGAAGCGGGCGAATCGCGAGGAGCATGGCATCGGGCAACTTACCGTCCCCCCATCCGACCTGAGCGGGGGTGAACTGAAGCGGATACTGGACGAAGAGATCACAGGTCTCCCCGAACGGCAACGGGCCGCTTTTGTCCTGTGCTGCCTCGAAGGAAAAACGGGCGAGGAAGCAAGCCGCCTACTCGGTTGCCCCCCCGGAACCGTGTCGAGTCGACTGACCCGGGCGCGAGAACAACTCCGCGATCGACTGACACGCCGAGGGTTCGCGCCCGGCCTTGCGATCGCCACCCTAGCTGTGTTGACCGACAACGCCATTGTCGCAGCGCCCCGCGCTTTGATCGATTCCACTCTCGTCGCCGCTTTGGCCTTCGCGGCCGGGCGCCCCCTCGCCTCCGGGTACCCCACGACCCGGCTTATTGATATCGCCCAAGGAGTGATCCGAACCATGACCCCGATCAAAATCAAAATCGCCGCCCTGTTGGTCGTCGCCGGGATGCTCACCGTCGGTGGTGTCTTCGCCGCAACTCGACCGAGTGACGATCCAGCTCAACCACTCCCCAACGCAAAGGCAGAGAAAACGAAGACCCGGGGGGACGAGAAAAATCCCGTTGTCCCGGTGGTGCAGATCGTTCGTGTCCAGGCAGGCGGTCTGGAACGAATCGCCAACCAAGTAGGCACGGTCGAATCGACGCAGCAAGCGCAGTTGCACCCGGCTGTTACCGGAGTCTTGCAGAAGGTCGACGTGAACATCGGCGACCGCGTCAAGCGGGGGCAATTACTCGCCGAAATTGACGCCCCGTCCGTGGCACTGGACGAGCGACACGCGACCATCGGCGTTGAGCAAGCACAAGGGCTCCTCAAGGAAGCCGAGGCCTGCGTCGTGACGGCGCGTGCGGAAAGTGAAGCCAGCAAAGGGGCGGTGACACAGCGGGATGCCGAGGCATCCGCCGCCAAGGCGACACTAACGCACCTGAAAAAGAAGTTCGAGCGGGTCAAGGAGCTGGCCAACCAGGCGAGTGTGGATCAGAGACTTCTAGGCGAAGTCGAGGCCCAGTTGCACGCGGCGGAGGCCCTGTCCGATGCCGCGGTCGCCACCGTTCAAAATGCGAAGGCGGACACGGAGGTGAAGAAAGGGAAGTTGCTCCAGGCCGAGGCGACCGTGGCGAACGCGAAGTCGAACGTCGAGGCCGCTAAACTCGGAGTGGAGAAAGTCCGGCTGGTCATCGCCAAGACAAAGATTCACGCCCCGTTCGATGGCGTCGTGACGCGGCGAGGTTGTTCGCCCGGAGACTACGTTTATCCTGGAGAAGGGGGTGGCGAGGGGTCGCTGTTCACGGTGATGAGGACTGACGTGGTGCGGGTCGTCGTCGCGATCCCCGAACGGGACATTTCACTGGTTTTGCCGGGCGTCGCGGCCGAGGTGATGTTCGATTCCCTGGTCGGGATGCGCGTGAGCGGGAAGGTCGCCCGGGTCGGCTATTCGGTGAACCCAGCCAATCGGACGATGCGCGCCGAGATCGATGTTCCGAATCCCAAAGGCGACATCCGACCGGGTATGTTCGGATCGGTAACCTTGAAACTCGGGAAAGGGCCGGCCGACGCCGTGCGTGTTCCGGTGGGGGCGGTTCTCGGGCTCCCGCCGTCTTCGATCGATGAGAAGGCGAACGCGGTGGTCTACGTCTACCGCGACGGCAAGGCGCGACGGACCCGAGTTCGGGTCAGTTATAACGACGGGAAAGAGGCTGAAATCCTCTCCGGGTTGACAGCCGAGGATCGCATTGTGGCTACCCCAATGGGGCTGCCGTTCGGGGACGAGATCACCGTCGAAGTCGAGAAGCCCGCGGCGCCGAAGTAA
- the wecB gene encoding non-hydrolyzing UDP-N-acetylglucosamine 2-epimerase codes for MPPTVATVFGTRPEAIKMAPVVRALRADPRLQTVVCVTGQHRQMLDQILDTFAITPDADLNVMAPGQSLAGLTARAITHLDAFLAERRPDLLLVQGDTTTAFAAALTAFYHKIPVGHVEAGLRTGDLYSPWPEEANRVLVTRLAALHFAPTPAARDNLLRESVPAGRIHMTGNTVVDALLYAIAQIDRNPPHVAGLPPAVTAGTARFVLITGHRRENFGDSFAAICHAIADLARRFPDVHFIYPVHLNPNVRGPVDAVLRPADLPNVHLLDPLPYREFISLFRRATIVLSDSGGVQEEAPSLGIPVLLMRDTTERPEAVDAGAVRLVGADRARIVEEATRLLTDPAAYRAMAAKSNPYGDGHAADRIVAACAAFLGTG; via the coding sequence ATGCCGCCGACCGTCGCGACCGTGTTTGGCACCCGCCCCGAAGCGATCAAGATGGCTCCGGTCGTTCGCGCGCTCCGCGCCGACCCGCGGTTGCAAACCGTCGTCTGCGTCACCGGCCAGCACCGGCAGATGCTCGACCAGATCCTCGACACCTTCGCGATCACCCCGGACGCCGACCTGAACGTGATGGCCCCCGGCCAGTCGCTCGCCGGATTGACCGCGCGGGCGATCACGCACCTCGACGCATTCCTGGCCGAGCGGCGGCCGGACCTGCTGCTCGTCCAGGGCGACACGACGACCGCGTTCGCCGCCGCGCTAACGGCGTTTTACCACAAGATCCCGGTCGGACACGTCGAGGCGGGCCTGCGGACCGGGGACTTGTATTCGCCGTGGCCGGAGGAAGCGAACCGCGTCCTCGTGACCCGGCTCGCGGCCCTGCACTTCGCCCCGACGCCCGCGGCCCGAGACAACCTGCTCCGCGAGAGCGTACCAGCCGGCCGCATCCACATGACCGGGAACACGGTGGTGGACGCCCTGCTCTACGCGATCGCGCAAATCGACCGGAACCCGCCCCACGTCGCCGGCTTGCCGCCCGCGGTGACGGCGGGGACCGCGCGGTTTGTCCTCATCACGGGACACCGGCGGGAGAACTTCGGCGACAGCTTCGCGGCCATCTGCCACGCGATCGCCGACCTCGCCCGGCGGTTCCCGGACGTGCATTTCATTTACCCGGTCCACCTCAACCCGAACGTCCGCGGCCCGGTCGACGCGGTCCTCCGCCCGGCCGACCTGCCCAACGTCCACCTTCTCGACCCACTGCCCTACCGCGAATTTATCTCCCTCTTCCGCCGGGCGACGATCGTCCTTTCAGACTCCGGCGGTGTCCAAGAAGAAGCCCCGTCACTGGGCATCCCCGTCCTGCTGATGCGCGACACGACCGAGCGGCCCGAGGCGGTCGACGCCGGCGCGGTGAGGCTCGTTGGCGCGGATCGGGCGCGGATTGTGGAGGAGGCGACCCGCCTGCTCACCGACCCGGCCGCCTACCGCGCGATGGCGGCGAAATCGAACCCCTACGGCGACGGCCACGCGGCCGATCGGATCGTGGCCGCGTGCGCGGCGTTCCTGGGGACAGGGTAA
- a CDS encoding 3-isopropylmalate dehydratase: protein MQTVIEGRAYVLGDNVDTDQIIPAEYLTYNPAIPEEYKMFGKFALSGVPAGGAGLPKGHIPFHTPGGDEYVSPYKIIVGGKNFGCGSSREHAPIALAAAGIACVVAEFYARIFYRNSINGAYLVPIESEARLADRVCTGDTLRIDLAANELVNQTTGDVWKLRPLGDVVPIIEAGGIFEYAKSVGMLPAGK from the coding sequence GTGCAGACCGTCATCGAGGGCCGGGCGTACGTACTCGGGGACAACGTCGACACCGACCAGATCATTCCGGCCGAGTATCTGACGTACAACCCGGCGATTCCCGAAGAGTACAAAATGTTCGGCAAGTTCGCCTTAAGCGGCGTGCCGGCCGGCGGGGCGGGGCTCCCGAAGGGGCACATCCCGTTCCACACCCCGGGCGGCGACGAGTACGTCTCCCCGTACAAAATCATCGTCGGTGGCAAGAATTTCGGCTGCGGGTCGAGCCGCGAACACGCCCCGATCGCGCTGGCGGCGGCCGGTATCGCCTGCGTGGTCGCCGAATTTTACGCCCGCATCTTTTACCGGAACTCGATCAACGGCGCGTACCTCGTCCCGATCGAGTCCGAAGCCCGGCTCGCCGACCGGGTTTGCACCGGCGACACCCTCCGGATCGACCTGGCCGCGAACGAGTTGGTCAACCAGACGACCGGCGACGTTTGGAAATTGCGGCCGCTCGGGGACGTGGTCCCGATCATTGAGGCCGGCGGCATTTTCGAGTACGCCAAGTCGGTCGGGATGCTGCCGGCGGGCAAATAA
- a CDS encoding alpha/beta hydrolase: MPGATRLLDHPVIGRRVFHPRPTTAAPTLVVEAGGYQLGCHVQRPHPNGGWVVYFHGNGELAAECDRYCSDLFTQAGFNVCFIEYRGYGASDGEPTLSAMLGDGERVVAALGVPAGRVVAFGRSLGSLYAIELARRLPAIGGVVLESGIAAISDLWPLAQKAEEIGCEPAAIDQEIAADFDHQAKLGAYNGPLLVLHAAGDTLVDASHAERLHAWASGPDKRLVLLPRGSHNTILSANLTEYVAELQGFLRRVGPSN; encoded by the coding sequence ATGCCGGGCGCAACCAGACTGTTGGACCACCCGGTCATCGGTCGGCGGGTATTCCACCCGCGGCCGACGACGGCCGCACCCACGCTCGTGGTCGAGGCGGGGGGCTACCAACTCGGCTGCCACGTCCAACGCCCTCACCCCAACGGAGGGTGGGTCGTCTACTTCCACGGCAACGGTGAACTCGCCGCCGAGTGCGACCGGTACTGTAGCGACCTGTTCACCCAAGCCGGGTTCAACGTCTGTTTCATCGAATACCGCGGGTATGGCGCGTCCGATGGTGAGCCGACCCTGTCAGCCATGCTCGGGGACGGGGAGCGGGTGGTCGCGGCCCTGGGGGTGCCGGCCGGGCGGGTCGTGGCGTTCGGCCGGTCGCTCGGAAGCCTGTACGCGATCGAACTGGCCCGCCGGCTGCCGGCGATCGGCGGAGTCGTTCTGGAGAGCGGGATCGCGGCCATCAGCGACCTCTGGCCCCTCGCCCAGAAGGCCGAAGAGATCGGCTGCGAGCCCGCGGCGATCGACCAGGAGATCGCCGCGGATTTCGACCACCAAGCCAAGCTCGGTGCGTACAACGGTCCCCTGTTGGTCCTTCACGCGGCCGGGGACACACTTGTCGACGCCTCGCACGCCGAGCGGTTGCACGCCTGGGCCAGCGGCCCGGACAAGCGGCTCGTCCTGCTCCCACGCGGCAGCCACAACACGATCCTGTCGGCCAACCTGACCGAATACGTGGCCGAACTGCAGGGCTTCCTGCGGCGCGTCGGGCCGAGCAATTAG